One window from the genome of Saimiri boliviensis isolate mSaiBol1 chromosome 2, mSaiBol1.pri, whole genome shotgun sequence encodes:
- the LOC101050191 gene encoding large ribosomal subunit protein eL32-like, with the protein MAARRPLVKPKIVKKRTKKFRHQADRYVKIKRNWRKPRGIDNRVRRRFKGQILMPNIGYGSNKKTKHMLPSGFRKFLVHNVKELEVLLMYNKSYCAEIAHNISSKNCKAIVERAAQLAIRVTNPNARLRSEENEYTAYVHVLCLNKTGIFLKKKKKKKKKKEENALHHCTTTGFT; encoded by the coding sequence CCAAGAAGTTCCGGCACCAGGCGGACCGATACGTCAAAATTAAGCGTAACTGGCGGAAACCCAGAGGTATTGACAACAGGGTTCGTAGAAGGTTCAAGGGCCAGATCTTGATGCCTAACATTGGTTATGGgagcaacaagaaaacaaagcacatgCTGCCCAGTGGCTTCCGGAAGTTCCTGGTCCACAACGTCAAGGAGCTGGAAGTGCTGCTGATGTACAACAAATCTTATTGTGCTGAGATTGCTCACAATATTTCCTCCAAGAACTGCAAAGCCATCGTGGAAAGAGCTGCCCAGCTGGCCATCAGAGTCACCAACCCCAATGCCAGGCTGCGCAGCGAAGAAAATGAGTACACAGCTTATGTGCAcgttttgtgtttaaataaaactggcatcttccttaaaaaaaaaaaaaaaaaaaaaaaaaaaaaagaggaaaatgcatTACACCATTGTACCACTACAGgatttacttaa